A stretch of Gallus gallus isolate bGalGal1 chromosome 2, bGalGal1.mat.broiler.GRCg7b, whole genome shotgun sequence DNA encodes these proteins:
- the MYD88 gene encoding myeloid differentiation primary response protein MyD88 — protein MATVPVGAGSAPGPEPADLHAVPMVALNYGVRRRLGLYLNPRAATAADWTALAEKLGHDYLEIRRLEALPDPTAALLEEWQSRCPGGATVGQLLELLRQLGRHDVLLELGGSVEEDCKKYLRRKQQEAEQPLQVPAVDSSVPKTSELMGITTRDDPYGHGTEMFDAFICYCQKDLQFVQEMIRELEQTEFKLKLCVFDRDVLPGTCVWSISGELIERRCRRMVVVISDDYLESDECDFQTKFALSLSPGARLKRLIPVKCKTMKNEFPSILRFITICDYTNPCTKKWFWTRLAKSLLLP, from the exons ATGGCTACGGTACCCGTGGGTGCGGGCTCCGCTCCCGGCCCCGAGCCGGCGGATCTGCACGCCGTGCCTATGGTGGCCCTCAACTACGGCGTGCGGCGCCGCCTCGGCCTTTACCTCAACCCGCGGGCGGCGACCGCCGCCGACTGGACGGCGCTGGCGGAGAAGTTGGGCCACGACTACCTGGAGATCCGGCGGCTGGAGGCGCTGCCCGACCCCACGGCGGCGCTGCTGGAAGAGTGGCAGAGCCGCTGTCCCGGCGGAGCCACCGTGGGTCAACTGCTGGAGCTCCTCCGGCAGCTGGGCCGCCACGATgtcctgctggagctgggcgGCAGCGTGG AGGAGGACTGCAAGAAGTACTTACgaaggaagcagcaggaggcCGAGCAGCCGCTGCAGGTCCCGGCGGTAGACAGCAGCGTGCCAAAGACTTCAGAGCTGATGGGCATCACCACGAGGGATGATCCGTATG gGCATGGAACAGAGATGTTTGATGCCTTCATCTGCTACTGTCAGAAAGACCTTCAGTTTGTCCAGGAGATGATCAGAGAGTTGGAGCAAACGGAGTTCAAACtgaagctgtgtgtgtttgATCGGGATGTCTTGCCAGGAACGTGTGTGTGGTCCATTAGTGGAGAACTCATAGAAAGAAG GTGTCGGAGGATGGTGGTCGTCATTTCAGATGATTACCTGGAAAGTGATGAATGTGATTTTCAGACCAAATTTGCTCTTAGTCTTTCCCCAG GGGCTCGTCTCAAGCGGCTGATTCCGGTCAAGTGCAAGACCATGAAGAACGAGTTTCCAAGTATCTTGCGGTTCATTACAATTTGTGATTACACCAATCCTTGCACCAAAAAATGGTTCTGGACAAGACTGGCAAAATCTCTCTTGCTGCCGTGA
- the MYD88 gene encoding myeloid differentiation primary response protein MyD88 isoform X1 produces the protein MATVPVGAGSAPGPEPADLHAVPMVALNYGVRRRLGLYLNPRAATAADWTALAEKLGHDYLEIRRLEALPDPTAALLEEWQSRCPGGATVGQLLELLRQLGRHDVLLELGGSVGHGTEMFDAFICYCQKDLQFVQEMIRELEQTEFKLKLCVFDRDVLPGTCVWSISGELIERRCRRMVVVISDDYLESDECDFQTKFALSLSPGARLKRLIPVKCKTMKNEFPSILRFITICDYTNPCTKKWFWTRLAKSLLLP, from the exons ATGGCTACGGTACCCGTGGGTGCGGGCTCCGCTCCCGGCCCCGAGCCGGCGGATCTGCACGCCGTGCCTATGGTGGCCCTCAACTACGGCGTGCGGCGCCGCCTCGGCCTTTACCTCAACCCGCGGGCGGCGACCGCCGCCGACTGGACGGCGCTGGCGGAGAAGTTGGGCCACGACTACCTGGAGATCCGGCGGCTGGAGGCGCTGCCCGACCCCACGGCGGCGCTGCTGGAAGAGTGGCAGAGCCGCTGTCCCGGCGGAGCCACCGTGGGTCAACTGCTGGAGCTCCTCCGGCAGCTGGGCCGCCACGATgtcctgctggagctgggcgGCAGCGTGG gGCATGGAACAGAGATGTTTGATGCCTTCATCTGCTACTGTCAGAAAGACCTTCAGTTTGTCCAGGAGATGATCAGAGAGTTGGAGCAAACGGAGTTCAAACtgaagctgtgtgtgtttgATCGGGATGTCTTGCCAGGAACGTGTGTGTGGTCCATTAGTGGAGAACTCATAGAAAGAAG GTGTCGGAGGATGGTGGTCGTCATTTCAGATGATTACCTGGAAAGTGATGAATGTGATTTTCAGACCAAATTTGCTCTTAGTCTTTCCCCAG GGGCTCGTCTCAAGCGGCTGATTCCGGTCAAGTGCAAGACCATGAAGAACGAGTTTCCAAGTATCTTGCGGTTCATTACAATTTGTGATTACACCAATCCTTGCACCAAAAAATGGTTCTGGACAAGACTGGCAAAATCTCTCTTGCTGCCGTGA